Proteins encoded by one window of Yersinia massiliensis:
- the cyoA gene encoding cytochrome o ubiquinol oxidase subunit II, with amino-acid sequence MRLKKYIKNMGMLSLFAATVMLSGCDMVLMNPKGAIGVEQKTLILTAIGLMLIVVIPVIFMAFAFAWKYRASNKSATYTPNWSHSNKIELVVWAVPIIIIAILATITWKTSHELDPFKPLEVAGKEPITIEVVSLDWKWLFIYPEQGIATVNELAFPTGVPVNFKITSNSVMNSFFIPQLGGQIYAMAGMQTKLHLIANEAGKYNGISSSFSGKGFSGMKFTAIATPTQEDFDQWVAQVKKSPNTLNTTDDFNKLAEPSENNPVEYFSSVKPEMFKGIIGKFMGDMNMHSKGNDPHKGMDMSQGMDMGEHAAHAGAEE; translated from the coding sequence ATGAGACTTAAGAAATACATTAAAAATATGGGTATGTTGTCTTTATTTGCAGCCACGGTAATGCTTAGTGGTTGCGATATGGTATTGATGAATCCCAAAGGCGCAATCGGAGTCGAACAAAAAACACTGATACTCACTGCTATCGGTTTGATGTTGATCGTCGTGATTCCGGTTATTTTTATGGCGTTCGCTTTTGCATGGAAGTATCGCGCATCCAACAAAAGTGCGACCTACACCCCAAACTGGTCCCATTCCAACAAAATTGAGCTTGTTGTATGGGCTGTTCCAATCATTATCATCGCGATTTTGGCGACGATAACTTGGAAAACCTCTCATGAACTTGACCCGTTCAAACCACTTGAAGTAGCCGGCAAAGAGCCGATTACCATTGAAGTGGTCTCCCTTGACTGGAAATGGTTATTTATCTATCCAGAACAAGGTATCGCTACAGTAAATGAACTGGCTTTCCCTACTGGTGTTCCGGTGAACTTTAAAATCACCTCTAACTCAGTAATGAACTCGTTCTTTATTCCTCAGTTAGGCGGGCAAATCTACGCGATGGCTGGGATGCAAACCAAGCTGCATCTGATTGCCAACGAAGCCGGAAAATACAATGGTATTTCCAGTAGCTTCAGCGGTAAGGGCTTCTCTGGTATGAAATTCACTGCGATTGCAACACCAACGCAAGAAGACTTCGACCAATGGGTCGCACAGGTGAAAAAATCGCCGAATACCCTGAATACTACTGACGATTTCAATAAGCTGGCTGAACCGAGCGAAAATAACCCGGTTGAGTATTTCTCCAGTGTTAAACCGGAGATGTTTAAAGGAATCATTGGCAAATTTATGGGTGATATGAACATGCACAGTAAAGGCAATGATCCCCATAAAGGTATGGATATGAGCCAGGGCATGGATATGGGCGAACACGCCGCTCACGCCGGAGCCGAGGAATAA
- a CDS encoding cytochrome o ubiquinol oxidase subunit III, which yields MSTETLTNHNVAHVEHGHHDAGATKVFGFWIYLMSDCILFATLFATYAVLVNGTAGGPSGRDIFDLNFVLVETFLLLFSSITYGIAMLGMNKGHKNQVNTWLGLTFLFGLGFVAMEIYEFHHLIAEGYGPDRSAFLSSFFALVATHGIHVTAGLVWIIIMMIQVAKRGLNETNRTRLMCLSLFWHFLDVVWICVFTVVYLLGAM from the coding sequence ATGTCAACTGAAACTCTGACTAACCATAACGTCGCCCATGTCGAGCATGGGCATCACGATGCAGGAGCCACCAAAGTATTCGGCTTCTGGATCTACCTGATGAGCGACTGTATTTTGTTTGCGACCTTGTTCGCGACCTATGCAGTGCTGGTAAACGGAACAGCTGGCGGTCCTTCTGGACGGGATATCTTCGATTTGAACTTTGTTCTGGTCGAAACCTTCCTGTTGCTGTTCAGTAGCATCACTTACGGCATCGCTATGCTGGGCATGAATAAAGGCCATAAAAACCAAGTGAATACTTGGTTGGGTCTGACATTCTTGTTCGGTCTAGGCTTTGTGGCGATGGAAATCTACGAATTCCATCATCTTATTGCCGAAGGTTACGGGCCAGATCGCAGTGCGTTCTTGTCTAGTTTCTTCGCATTGGTCGCCACCCACGGTATTCACGTTACCGCAGGCCTGGTTTGGATCATCATTATGATGATCCAAGTAGCAAAACGCGGCCTGAATGAAACGAACCGTACCCGTCTGATGTGCCTAAGCTTGTTCTGGCATTTCTTGGATGTGGTCTGGATCTGCGTATTCACCGTTGTCTATCTGTTAGGAGCCATGTAA
- the cyoB gene encoding cytochrome o ubiquinol oxidase subunit I yields MLGKLTLDAVPLHEPIIMVTVAAIVLGGLALVAALTYFGKWKWLWSEWLTSVDHKKIGIMYILVAMVMLLRGFADAIMMRSQQALASAGEAGFLPPHHYDQIFTAHGVIMIFFMAMPFVVGLMNVVVPLQIGARDVAFPFLNSLSFWFFVVGVVLINISLGVGEFAQTGWLAYPPLSGIEYNPGVGVDYWIWSLQISGLGTLLTGVNFFATILKMRAPGMSMMKMPVFTWAALCTNILIIVSFPILTVTVALLTLDRYLGTHFFTNDMGGNMMMYINLIWAWGHPEVYILVLPVFGVFSEVTATFSRKRLFGYTSLVWATIAITVLSFIVWLHHFFTMGSGANVNAFFGIATMIISIPTGVKIFNWLFTMYQGRIQFNSAMLWTVGFIITFSIGGMTGVLLAVPGANFVLHNSLFLIAHFHNVIIGGVVFGCFAGLTYWWPKSFGFTLNEKWGIRAFWFWIIGFFVAFMPLYVLGFMGMTRRLSQDINPEFHPMLMVAAGGAALIACGILCQVIQVFVSIRDREQNRDLTGDPWGGRTLEWSTSSPPPFYNFAVVPEVTDRDEFWDMKEKGEAYKRPAKYEEIHMPKNTGAGVIIAGFSLIFGFAMIWYIWWLAIVGFVGMIVTWIVKSFDEDVDYYVPVAEVERIEDLHHEQISKAGVNHVN; encoded by the coding sequence ATGTTGGGAAAATTAACACTTGATGCGGTTCCGCTACACGAACCAATCATTATGGTTACCGTTGCTGCAATCGTTCTGGGTGGATTAGCACTTGTCGCTGCCCTGACCTATTTCGGCAAATGGAAATGGTTATGGAGCGAATGGCTCACGTCAGTTGACCATAAAAAAATCGGTATCATGTATATTCTGGTCGCCATGGTCATGCTTTTGCGTGGCTTTGCCGATGCCATCATGATGCGTAGCCAGCAAGCACTTGCTTCTGCTGGTGAGGCTGGGTTCTTACCACCTCACCATTATGATCAGATTTTCACCGCTCACGGCGTCATCATGATTTTCTTCATGGCGATGCCTTTTGTTGTGGGCTTAATGAACGTCGTTGTACCGCTACAAATCGGTGCTCGCGACGTAGCCTTCCCGTTCCTGAACTCACTCAGTTTCTGGTTCTTCGTTGTCGGAGTGGTGTTGATTAACATCTCTCTGGGGGTCGGTGAATTTGCACAAACTGGTTGGCTGGCTTATCCGCCGCTGTCGGGTATCGAGTACAATCCAGGTGTCGGAGTCGATTACTGGATCTGGAGTCTACAGATCTCCGGTTTAGGGACCTTGCTGACCGGTGTTAACTTCTTCGCTACTATCTTGAAGATGCGTGCGCCAGGTATGTCTATGATGAAGATGCCTGTCTTCACATGGGCGGCACTTTGCACCAACATTTTGATTATCGTTTCTTTCCCGATTCTGACAGTAACCGTCGCGTTGCTGACACTGGATCGTTACCTTGGCACCCATTTCTTCACTAATGATATGGGTGGCAACATGATGATGTACATCAACCTGATTTGGGCCTGGGGCCATCCGGAAGTGTACATTTTGGTTCTGCCGGTGTTCGGGGTGTTCTCTGAAGTTACCGCAACCTTCTCAAGAAAACGTCTGTTTGGTTACACCTCATTAGTTTGGGCAACCATCGCGATTACCGTATTGTCGTTTATCGTTTGGCTGCACCACTTCTTTACCATGGGGTCAGGTGCCAACGTTAACGCCTTCTTCGGTATCGCCACGATGATCATTTCCATCCCTACAGGGGTGAAAATATTCAACTGGCTGTTCACTATGTACCAAGGCCGTATTCAGTTTAACTCCGCAATGCTGTGGACTGTTGGTTTCATCATCACCTTCTCTATCGGTGGTATGACTGGCGTTCTGCTTGCTGTTCCGGGTGCAAACTTTGTTCTGCATAACAGCTTGTTCCTGATTGCTCACTTCCATAACGTTATTATCGGTGGTGTAGTCTTCGGTTGCTTCGCTGGCCTGACTTACTGGTGGCCTAAGTCCTTCGGCTTTACGCTGAATGAGAAATGGGGCATCCGTGCGTTCTGGTTCTGGATCATTGGTTTCTTCGTTGCCTTCATGCCGCTGTACGTGCTGGGCTTTATGGGGATGACCCGTCGTTTAAGCCAAGACATCAATCCAGAGTTCCATCCGATGTTAATGGTAGCCGCTGGTGGTGCAGCATTAATTGCGTGCGGTATTTTGTGTCAGGTTATTCAGGTCTTCGTCAGTATCCGTGACCGTGAACAGAACCGCGATCTGACCGGTGACCCATGGGGTGGCCGTACGTTGGAGTGGTCTACCTCTTCCCCACCACCGTTCTATAACTTCGCTGTAGTACCTGAAGTGACCGACCGTGATGAATTCTGGGACATGAAAGAGAAAGGCGAAGCGTACAAACGTCCGGCTAAATATGAAGAAATCCACATGCCGAAGAATACTGGTGCAGGTGTGATTATTGCTGGCTTCAGCTTGATCTTTGGCTTTGCCATGATCTGGTATATCTGGTGGCTGGCCATTGTTGGCTTCGTCGGCATGATTGTGACCTGGATTGTGAAAAGCTTCGACGAGGATGTTGATTACTATGTGCCAGTTGCAGAAGTTGAGCGCATTGAAGATCTTCATCATGAACAAATCAGCAAAGCAGGCGTGAATCATGTCAACTGA
- a CDS encoding cytochrome o ubiquinol oxidase subunit IV produces the protein MSHPTSSHSTTSHGGASHGSLKSYIIGFILSVILTVIPFAMVMSGTASHTTILATVVGLAVVQIIVHLVYFLHMNGSSEERWNLVAFLFTAMIIAIVVVGSLWIMYNLNINMMVD, from the coding sequence ATGAGCCATCCAACATCTAGCCATTCAACGACGTCTCACGGTGGAGCCAGCCACGGTAGTTTGAAGTCATATATTATTGGCTTCATTCTATCGGTCATTCTGACCGTTATTCCATTCGCTATGGTCATGAGCGGGACTGCCTCTCATACCACTATTCTGGCCACGGTGGTCGGTTTAGCCGTTGTGCAGATTATCGTGCACTTAGTGTACTTCCTGCATATGAATGGATCATCCGAAGAGCGTTGGAATCTGGTGGCGTTCCTGTTCACCGCTATGATTATTGCAATCGTTGTTGTGGGCTCACTCTGGATTATGTACAACCTCAACATCAATATGATGGTTGACTAA